The DNA sequence AATAAACTTTTTGAGCTTTGAGTCAAAACGACGATAATGTTTGCACGATTAATTAATCTACCAGTAACACTTTTCATATTGTCGGAAGGGTTGGGTAAAACAGTGTGCAGCGTTATTAGTATGGGTTTTTCGCACGCTTCAATAAATGAAAGAATATATTCGCCGTCATTGCCACCGTAAATCCCATATTCATGTTGAATCATGACACCGCTAATCCCTGCATCATTATTAAAAATTTGGGCTAGATTTTTATATTCGGCTATGGCGTTCTGATTAATTTCCCATTTTACTTCCGAAGGATATATAAATTTATCAAGAGGTGAAAAATTCATCGCCGCAACTTTGCATTGGACATCCTTCCCTAAAAGCTTTTGACTTGAGTTTAATAAATCCTGATTAAATGTTGCTATACCGCATTCACGGGGAGGATATGTTCCCATGAAAACAACTGTGGGTTGTGTTATCAAAGTACTCCTTGATTATACCCCAGAACCCCAAATTAAACTAAATTTTCCATATATAAATTAGAATATATCAATACTAGCTTGCGTTGTTACTTTATATTTGAATATTCGACCCGTCGAGGAATTTTTCTACTATTAGCCCTTAATTGTTGCATTGCAACTTTGCACTTACTTTATCTTGGGTATAATAAGAAAATGGGACAAATTCCTTTCTTAACCTTGTTGGCGTTATTGTCATTTCTGGGTTATTTTTATACCAACAAACGTCCGTATAAGTATGAATTTAAAACTAAAATTGACGATCGACTTAAACTAATTCCGGTATTTGTTATTCCATATCTATCACTGTTCCCGCTTCTTGTCGTTACGTATTTGTCTTTAGATCATATTTCTTTACTAAAGTTCTTATTGGCATTAATCGTGGTAAATGTTACGTCCTCACTCTTCTGGTTTTACATTCCCAACGGAGTCAGACGTTACAAGGTCGACAAATACGATACCCTGTCAAAAATAATTAATTACATATATATCCACGATGGTGATACAAATGGCTTTCCGTCGGCACACGTTTTCTTAAGTACTATCTGCACATACTATTTATATAGTAATTACAACAATCTAGCGTACATTATTCTCGGTTTAATTATTATTCTCTCAACCGTATTTATAAAACAACACTACGTTGTCGACATACTGGGTGGATTGCTTTTTGCTACAATTGCACTGGTTACCTCCGGTTTACTATTGGCAAATTATTAGGACGAACAAACAGTCATACTTTGGGATATTTGAAATTAATTTAAGCCTCTCTTTCATTGTCAATTGCCGGTACTGTATCATTAACGTATGAAAATAAAAGTCCCAGGATATCTGACTGACAAATTCGTACCTGACTTAAACGCAGTTAATCTCTTAGAGTATTTTTTGATATCAGCTATCAGCGCGTTTCTTGTTATCCGGCTGTTTCTCGGACTTACAGGTTTTCCCATTATTGGTGGTGATGAACTCCATTTTGCACACATGCTCTGGGGCGGGATCTTTATGCTTCTTGCCATCATTGTGTATTCGACATTTATAAATACCCACAGCAAAACAGTTGGGGCGATACTCGGAGGAATTGGATTTGGTACATTTATCGATGAATTGGGAAAATTCATAACTGCCGACAACGATTACTTTTACAAACCGACAATTGCATTAATCTATATCATATTTATTTTTATCTTTCTTTTTATTCGTTGGATTTCCTCAATCAGTGAATACTCATCAAAAACATATCTGGCAAATTCTATCGAGGTTCTGAGAGAATTGGTTATCTTGGATCTTGATATCAGCGAAAGAAAGCGAGCTTTAAAGTATTTAAAAAAGTGCGATTCTGGAAATTATATTGTCAATATGCTTAAAGACATTATCGAAAAAACTACAGCCGCACCCCCAAGTAAATCTTTCTATATTACAATTACGTTACTACTTTTCGGGTGGTACAAAAATACTCTCCATGCAAAGTTTATTTCACAAAGTCTAATACTATTCTTTATAATTACAACCCTCTCCAATTCATTTTTGGCAATTTATAGATTGTATTATTGGTCGGATCATTCTTTTAGTGACCTTGGGACTTTTTTCTCTTCGATAATCGTTGGTGTGTTTGTTGTTCTGGCTATCCGTTTTTATCTTAAGGGCAAACGTCTTCATATGTATTACTACCTCCAACACGCCTCACTAGTCGCCATCTTGTTTCTGCAATTCTTTCTATTTCTTCAAAACGAAATGACAGCATTTTTTTCATTTGTTATGTTTCTCTCAATCTACCTTGTAATTAAATATGCAATCGAAGCTGAACGAAGATATAAGATTTGAACTATACATTCTAGTTCGCTGCTAAATTAAAATTTCTAAAAAATACCATTTCACACGTACCCAGTGATGCAGATAACGGGTGTCGCGTAAATTACAAATGAAAAGAATATTTATTTTCATTAATTATTGCTTCTAACTTAAGCATCAAAAAGCCATTCATGATAAAATTTTTTATGGCATACCATGGACTTACCAATCAAGAAGCTTTACAAAAACAAAAAGATTACGGTTTTAATGAAATACAAGACTATTTAAAGATTACTCCTTTCCAAATACTTGTAAGACAAATTAAAAGTAATTACATTATTTACCTCCTAACATGTGCTTCTATTGTTTCATTCATCGTCGGAAAAGATTTCACTGCATATACGATCCTTGCAGTTGTTGCAACGGTAATATTTACAGGATTTATTCAAGAATTCAAAGCGGAAGGTTCGATCTCAGCATTAAAGAAAATGTTAATGCCCATTACCATTGTTATGCGAGATGGTAAAAAAACTGAACTACCATCAAGAGAAATTGTACCCGATGACATCCTGCTTTTGGGAAATGGTGAGAAAATTCCCGCCGATTGCATACTAGTTGATTCGTATGAATTAAAGATTAATGAAGCAGCATTAACCGGCGAGTCGACTGAAGTCACAAAAAGTACACTTAAATCAGATGCATCATCACCTACCGATGAAAATAAGATTTTTATGGGTACGTATATTGTGAATGGAAGATGTGTGGCAAAAGTCCAACACACGGGTATGAATACTAAATTTGGCAGGATTGCACATCTGATTTCTTCAGCAGAGAAATCGTTCCCACTGCAAGAAAAAATAAACTATATCACAAAGTATATGGTGATAATCGCTATCACCATGGCTGGTGCCACAAGTACACTAATGATACTAAGGGCAGATACTCTGGATACGGCAACAATATTGGAAATTCTGGTTCTTGCAATCGCGATTGCCGTATCGGCTTTTCCGGAAGGATTACCTGTCGTACTGATATCAACTCTTGCGGTGGGAGCCAAAAGGATGTCGGAAAAAGATGCAATTGTAAACAGAATGTCAATAATAGAAGCATTGGGCGAAACAACTGTTGTATGCTCGGATAAAACCGGAACTATAACCAGAGGCGAAATGACAGTCAAAAAAATATTTACCGGAGACAATATATATGAAGTTGAAGGAAGTGGATTTGTCGCACACGGAAGAATTTTGAAAGATTCGGTTTCTGTTGATTTGAAAGATTCTCCCGAACTTAGACAATTAATAAAAGCAGGCGTGTTATGTACCGATGCAGAGATTGAACGATCTGGAACCGATAATGAGTATACAACCATTGGTTCCCCAACCGAGGCGGCTTTGTTAGTACTGGGAGCCAAAACTAATATTTTCAAGGAATCATTTAAATCACAAAGGACAAACGAAACACCATTTAGCTCGGAAAGGAAA is a window from the Candidatus Woesebacteria bacterium genome containing:
- a CDS encoding phosphatase PAP2 family protein, giving the protein MGQIPFLTLLALLSFLGYFYTNKRPYKYEFKTKIDDRLKLIPVFVIPYLSLFPLLVVTYLSLDHISLLKFLLALIVVNVTSSLFWFYIPNGVRRYKVDKYDTLSKIINYIYIHDGDTNGFPSAHVFLSTICTYYLYSNYNNLAYIILGLIIILSTVFIKQHYVVDILGGLLFATIALVTSGLLLANY